caccacagtagcatttaacttcagaaaggggaactataaAAAAAAggggaagctagttaaacagaaattaaaaaggtcgagtcccaaaagtgaaatgcctacaagctgaatggaaactttttaaaaaccataatAGATGCTCATATTAAatgcataccccaaattaaaaaaacatagtaagaggaacaaaaaagtgccaccatgactaaacaaagtaaaagaagtggttaaaggcaaaaatgcatcctttaaaaattagaagttaaatcctattgaggaaaacagaaaggaacatAAGCTCTggtaagtcaagtgtaaaagtataattaggcaggccaaaaaagaattttaagAGCAACTAGCCagagactcaaaaactaacaattttaagtacatcagaagcagaaagtctgccaaacaatcagtggggccattggatgGTCGAGGTGCTAAAGAAGCATTCAAGGAAGAGAAGGTCATTGCGGAAAAACAATtcttgcatcagtcttcactgcagaggatatgagggaCATTCCCCACAGCTGAACCATTCTTCTTAGATGTCTCACCTAAAGAACTGTCCCAGATCGGGGTGTCAGAGgatgttttggaacaaactgataaattaaaatagtcaccaggaccagatgggcttcacccaagaattctgaaggaactcaaacatgaaattgcagaactactaactgtggtatgtaacctattgcttaaatcagcttctgtaccagatgactggaggataactaatgtgatgccaatttttaaaaaagcttcagagactatcccggcaattacagtccagtaagcctaatttcagtacctggaaaattggttgaaactataataaagaattGCCAGACACACAagtgatttgttggggaagtcaacatggcttttgtaaatgaAGATCATGCCTCAATCTATTTGAATTCttggagggggtcaacaagcacgtggacaagggtgatccattggacatagtgtacttggacttcagACGGCCAATGATAAGGCCCctcaaaggcttttaagcaaagtaagctctcctgggataagagggaaggtcctctcatgaatcagtaactggttaaaaaatgggtgggggaggtgaagggtagaaataaatggtcagttttccgaacggagagaggtaaacagtggtgtcccccagggacaaatgatctgaaaaagggagGTGACAAAAtttacagacaatacaaaattactcaagtccaaaacagactgcaacgaattacaaagggatctcacaaaactgggtgactgggcaacaaattggcagatgaaattcaatgttgatcaatgcatattgaaaacataatcccaactatacatctaaagtgatggggtctaaattagctgttaccactcaagaaagatcttggagtcattatggatagttttctgaaaacatcccctcaatgtgcagtggcagtcaaaaaagcaaacaatgttgggaaaCATTcagaaagggctagataataagccctatataaatccatggtacgctcacaccttgaatactatgtgcagatctgtttgccccatctcaaaaagatacattggaattggaaaaggttcagaaaagggcaacaaaaatgattaaaggtatgaaacagcttctatatgaggagcaattaaaaagactgacttctcagcttggaaaagagacaacttagAGGGgatatatgatagaggtctataaaaatctagactgtgtggagaaagtgaataaggaagtgttattgactccttcacataacaggatctaggggtcacccaatgaaattaatagacagcaggtttaacaaacaaataagaggaaatacttcttcacacaatacaaagtcaacctgtagaacttgttgcagtgaatgttgtgaaggccaaaactagaacagggttcaaaaaaaaagaactagttaaattcctggaggataggcccatcaatggctattagccaggatggtcagagatgcaacctcaCGCTCTGAGCGTCCccagtctctgtttgccagaagttgggaatggatgacaggggatgaatcactcgatgactttctgttctgttcattccctctgaagcacatggcattggtcactgttagaagacaggatactgatctagatggaccactggtctgacccagtatgaccatttttatgttcttgtaAGTTATGACCTAGAGGGACACACAGCTACTTTAAGTTCCATCCTCTTCAAGGAGAAATCTTTGTAGGAATAGttggggagctcccagctacttCTGTCCAGTCTCTTTCAGTGAAGCTTAGTAAATAATGGTTGTGTGGGTGGGGAGATCAATACCTGTAGGTACTGGGGATGTTATACAATTAAAATCTATGTAGTAGGTTTCTCAGTGCTACTTACCCGGCTGTCTCCAAGGTTGGCAATGTAAAGGATATTATCTACAGCCAGGACACAGGTTGCTGTGGAACCATCCTTCCAGGCAGGCTTCCTGAAGGCACCAGAAATAAGGTTACAATGGAAAAAGCTAGTTTTTGTTAGAGGTTCTATTTCAAAAGGTTCAGAGAACCCTGCAAAGGATGCCTCCATTGCAAGGCATTCAGAAGTCAGCTAGCCCCAAAACACCAAGCTTCTGTTTGGGAGTTCTCCCCGTTTTGCTCACAGGTTTTTGTTAAATTAAttatataaaacaggtttatagACAAGATACATATGAAGATGAAGACAGATTAGCAACAGAGCAGCAATTTCTAACTGTGGGGTAGCACCCCCGAGGTGGGGTTCTCAGGGATGGCTGCAGGTAAGAGCTACCTCTCCACAGCTGCTGGAACCTGACCCTGTTTTTCTTCTCCTCCCATCCTATGCTACACTCAACTCCAGGGAAACACATTTTTAAGGGTATCACAGAACCAGTTTCACAATAACTGTCTAGCTCTCAGTGCCTAAAAAATAATGGAAGTTCTCCCTAACTGGTAACTTCCACAGAGTGCAGGGCAGGTGGATGGTGAGGAACTAAACAGTAACAGAGGAGAATGTGCAATCTACTCACTCTTCCCCTCTACCCTCATACCTGGTATTCCTCACCCATACTATTTCAACTCAGCACCCTCCATCCTCCAGCTTCAGCAATCCCCCCCAGTTTAAGTTGTTTTCCTGACATTTGGCTTGCTGTAGTTCAACTGGTGTCTGGACAGCACTGTGTAAAATCAGAAATGCTTCTTGGATTATAGCTGCAGCACTGTTTTCCTTATTGTGGACCAGATATAACGGTACAGCAATTTTGAGTGTCATTTCTTAAACTTATCTGTTCATAAATCATCTTTCATTGAGTGTTCCTGAGGCTGATGAGCCTAATTAAATTTCTCCATAATTTCAACATGCTGATATTATAACTAACAAGTTTGCAATGCAGCTGTAGATTACAGAATATATTATATACAGGTTAGatgaagtgtttttttgtttgtttgttttttaaactacacACACAGGTTTGGGAAAGATACCAAATAATTGTTTTAACGAATTCTGTTAGTACTTTTTTGTGCCTACACTggtaatgtttgttttgtttaactggTTAGGGTAAGAGGGCTGAGCGAGAGTTTGGTCTGTGATGTGATACACAAGAAGTGAAATTTCTAAGCTCATTGCTGGATGTATTGATATTCTCTCCAGCTATGTTATAGATGAAAAGTTATTAAATGGAAAGGCTATACAAGGCTGGTAGCCAAGCTTAAGTATAAAGCGATACATGGCGACATCTCAAAGTGttagattccccctccccccacacgtgGGGATAGGCTGTGTTTTTCCTCAAGGAAAATAAGTCTCCATTAGAACAAAGCTAAAAAGAAGTATAGTCAATTAGAAGGATGATTCACATATTAGTCATTAACCATCAGACCCATTCATCCTTTAGACGACGGGTTCTCAACCCTTTTCTTTTTGAGGCCCGCCCAACATGCTATAAGAACTCCACGACCCACCACAGTAACTGTGTTttcctgcatataaaagccagggtcggCGTTAGGGGTAATAAGTAGGTCAATTACTcgtggccccacaccacagggagcgctgtgaagctaagttgctcagtcTTCGGCTTCAGCCCAGGGTGGCAAGGCCCCAGGCTTCAAtcccatgcggtggggcttcggctttctgccctaggccccattaagtctaatgccagccctgtttggcagaccccctgaaacctgatcACTGTCCCCCAGTGggtcccggacccctggttgaggacCACTGCTTTAGAAAGCAGTCTTGAAAATAATGCAAGATTTAACTAGTAAACTTTTATCTGCCTGTCCCATGTTAACTACATAACTTAaggcatggaaaaaaaaaaaaaaattctcagtggTTCACTAGAATCCTTGATCATGTGCATTGCTCTGTGTGTGAGTATATCTGCTGGTAACCACCTGAATTCTGGATAGAGGGTGATGCAGAACTCCCTGAATATCTGGAATTCCTTGTGCTATGAACATGCCACTCTGGCATGTTATGAGCTTGCAGATTTAAGTTAAAAACTACTGCTTTCactgaagtggttttttacccacgaaagcttatgcccaaataaatctgttagtctttaaggtgccaccggactccttgttgtttctgttatTTTAGTAATAAGCAAGATCTCCTTGGATACAGGTCacaaaaggtgctatagaagagaGGGACAGAGGCCAGTTTTGGCTCACATTCTGGCCCCGTAATACTTCACTCCCCATGGCAATCTTGGTCTTACCCTTACAGCGTAGGGTAGCCCTATGTTGCTGTCCTGTACAACCTGTAGtgtaggggggcagggctggagcgcACTACACTCCAGCTCTTATGGCCACTCTGCCAGCCTATCAGCAGCCATTGAAGGATGTTGCTCCAACTTGCATATGGGCCAACTGGACTCTTGGCAAGGAGCGATGATGACTTTTCAGAATGGAGTGGTgatccccaagggtcagtcctaggaccaatcctattcaacttattcataactgatctggagaaaggggtaaaaagtgaggtagcaaagtttgcagatgataataaactgctcaagatagttaagaccaaagcagactgtgaagaacttcaaaaagatctcacaaaactaagtgattgggcaacaaaatggcaaatgaaatttaatgtggataaatgtaaagtaatgcacattgggaaaaataaccccaactatacatacaatatgatgggggctattttagctacaactaatcaggaaagagatcttggagtcatcgtggatagttctcagaaGACGTCCAggcagtgtgcagcagtggtcaaaaaagcaaacaggatgttaggaatcattaaaaaaaaaagggatagagaaaaaGATGCAGAATATCTtcttgcccttatataaatccatggtatgcccacgtcttgaatactgcactgcatacagatgtggtcttctcatctcaaaaaagagatgctggcattagaaaaggttcagagaaaggcaactaaaatgattaggggtttggaacgggtcccatatgaggagagattaaagaggctaggacttttcagcttggaaaagaggagactaagggggtgggatatgatagaggtatataaaatcatgagtgatgtggagaaagtgaataagaaaaagttatttgcttgttcccataatagaagaactagaggccaccaaacGAAAgtaatggacagcaggtttaaaacaaataaaaggaagttcttcacacaacacacagtcaacttgtggaactccttgcctgaggaggttgtgaaagctaggactataatagggtttaaaagagaactggataaattcttggaggttaagtccattaatggctattagccagtatgggtaaggaatggtgtccctagcctctgtcagagggtggtgatggacaacaggagagagatcacttgatcattacctgttaggttcactccctctggggcccctggcattggccactgtcggtagacaggatactgggctggatggacgtttggtctgacccagtaaggccatttttatgttctttgcCCCAATGTAGGAGTTGCACCTTCTGGCTGTACCACTCAGGAGGTACAACTCAGAATTGGGGTCTGGGAGAGAGAAACATTTAATAGTTACAAGTAGCTCTGGAGGACATTTATACTTACTGACTGGAGGCCTGCTTCAGGAACTCCTCATCTGTATGTTTGAAAGAGTCCAGAAGGCATCTCTTCACTGTTTTCTCCACACTGACTACCTCTCCTGTCACAAGAGAAAGTGGCGCATGCTCCTTTTGAAACACCATGCTCATCtaatccctgcccccttcctcactAGTCTGACATGCATAAACAGGTGACACTGCACGCATGTTACTTACGTAGGGCAGACATGGCCCATGTGCCCAACTGCCAAAGATTCAAGTATAAAAGCACATGGCCAGTTTGTATAACATAGCCTAGTTATTCACCCTTGAAGACAAGGGACACCTATTGTAACGCTATTATTTTCCTCAGCCATATTCACAGATCTGCTCTGGCTATTTCATAGAACTTGCCTAATCTAGCTAACACTGTTATGGCTTTTGGCTTGATAACCTCACAAATCTGCTCAACAACTTATCACACCTCACCTATCTACAGCCTAGAGGCATGACCGCCCAATACTCCACACACATCTATGTCCCTGACTCTGGCTGTCCAAAGTCATTTCTTAGTGGACATACCACAGCACAAGTCATAAGGAATGAAAGATGATGCACATGCCCCCACATGGCCCTCTCTTACCTTTAGGAAATTTCCTAATCAGGTTTTGGTGCAGATTCTGTGCTGCAAATTTTGAAGCTCGAACTCCCCCATGGCCATCAAAAACGGCAAAGTATGAGACACGGGTTCTGCAAAGGAAGAAACATTAATGAAAACTAGCTGTGAAACGGCTGGTATCAACCAGAAGCTAAGATTTAGTAAAGAGGCTTGTGTCCCTAGCACCTCTCCCAACCTGTATTGGAAAAGAAAATGCAGTGTTTCCTCTAAAAAGTGTAGAGCTAGCATGTATGAGTATTAAAAGTTTCCCCACCTTCCCCAGGAaatgaaggaaaggaaaagaggcTTTGGCCCCCAGCTACATTTAACAGCAGCTAAACATTCCACCTCATGGGCACTCCAACTCTGGAACCTCTCTCCAACAATTTCAGAATTTACTATTCACAGATGTCAGTGCAACATAGCTGTGCAATACACAAGAGACATGGGGACATACTTTTGTTCTACAAGCTTTAGATCACATATTTAGCtttaaaagaatgtttttaaataatcttttatGGCCTGTccgtgttgtttttaaaaatgatacattCCACCACTTCCCCTCTAATCATCTGAAAGGTATAGTTAATTTAAATTGAGTGAGATACCTGATGGCTTCTCTTCTACAAGTATCCAAGCTCCTCATCACTGCCACAATTGGGATTTTAACTGCTGTGAAACCCCAAAGGCAAGGCTTAAACAGCTATACTCAATTTCAGAGCCTTCAAGTATCTTGGGTCTGATATCCAGAGGTACAAGGAGGAGTtgacttctactgaagtcaacaggagtggTGGGTACTCAGGACTTcatggggaaaataaataaataaaaagaaaaaagtcaggtCTTAGGCACCTGATGTGGACCACCTAACAAATGAGGTACCTTTTGCATCATCAAACCTTACATGATTTTCTcaatgtcagtggcagagctaggaatacaaTCCAGATCACCCACGCCACCACACAAAGCAATATTTTGTCATGAGTTGCTcggagtgagggatcattgtcaaGAGCTCAGGCAAAGTTAATGTGAGCTCTTTCATCTTCTTGTCATGACTCCATTCTACTACAATGTTACTCCCTGGCCCCAGAGCTCTGGCCTACTTACATTTGAGGGGGAAGGGGTCTGCACTCCTCAGTGATGTCATTCAAGAGGACATGTGCATCCTGCATCTCCTCTCGTTCACCTTTCCTCTCTGCCATATAACCTTTCAGTCCAAAGATGCCTCCAGATGCTAGTGAGAAACAAAGCAAGATTACACACATGAAACTCCTCTGTCTCCTAAGCCTGATTTACAAACTTGTGATCATTTTGCTCTATGCAAGATTCTGAAAATCCCATGGTACCATGACAAGAAGCATGTCTTGCCCTGCATGGGCTGTACTTgaaattaaagtttttttttaaaaaagggtcagCTTTTGGAACCTTTTGCTGAAAGTGACATGCTTTGTGACACTAGTATTAAGTGTCCCCAACATCGGAAACTGTAAGGCAGTTTGCATCCTTTTGAATCAGGGCAACCAAGCTTGAGTGCTAAAGCTACATCAGACTGGGATATTGCACGACCAGGAGAGGGATGCACTCCATGGAAACTCTCttgatcaggggtctcaaactcccatCTGCGGCCTGCAagcctccccaatgtggcccgtggggctccagcagttttggggctgggtctctcccttggccacaCCTGCTGCCCCCCTCAGGGGCCCTGGCAGCGCAGCGGAGCTGAGCAGCGTCTGCCTGCTCGCTCCAGTGGCTGCCAGTGCCTCCCTGCGGcccaggggcggggaggggctgtgcctccacacgctgctcctgccccgactgcccctgcggccaatgggatgctgtgggggcggtgcctagGGGCAGAAGCGCACAGAGGCCCCCTGGCATGCCCCGGAGCCCCAGGCAAGCACTGCACCCCTGACctaagcctgcacccccacccccacccaaactccatcccagagccttaggcaggtgggaggGCAgagtttttggggggtgggttctgggcagcatgagtgacattggccTCCTGGGAGGAtctgaggactggcactggccctaaggtaaactgAGTTTGAGACTCCTGCTCTTGATGAAACAGTAAATCTGTAATGAGGCTGCTAACAATAGATAAAAACGCTAAACCAAATGTTGTTTCAATCAAATTTATCTTAGTTTGAACCTACTGTACACATCCAGTTCTCAAAGCCTAGTGCAATGTTAGGAAATCTGTATCACTACTGTGTCTTACACATCTGCACCAAAAAGCAAGCAAGCCAGATGTGAAAGGTTAAGCCATTTTTCTCAGTTCTCTTTTTATTGCAACCATTTGATGGAGTGACAAGATGCTAGCGCGGCAAGGTGGTCTGAACCACTCTGCCAGCAGTCAAACAGTCACTTCCACCTCTGCTACTCCAGGACTTGTGCTCTGACTGTAGGTCTATGCACAGTTGTGAAAGTACCCACTATTATACTTCTCGGCTGGTTCATCACAACTGCTAATAGCCTCCCAAATTAATAAGAACATACTTAGGGGATGCATCCAAACTCTGGGATCTAAGTATGAACTCTGCCAGCAGGCAACACACTTCATTTCTTAGAATAACCATAAAAAGTGTACTGAGGAACCAGAGATCAGCTTTGATCTGGACTTACTCAACCCAACGTAAAGAGTACAAAACAGAGTACATTTGTTTTCAAACTGTCTGAAAACCTTTACAAACTTTCTTTTCCACAAGTTCTTCACGGCCGTTCTTCTCTTCCTCTGAgactttcctcttctctcctttcccaTGATTCCCTATTGCTGAGACCTGCTCAGTGATGCGTGAAGCTAGAAGACAGCAAAAATACAGATATCTGAAGACTTTGCAGAAGTGTTTTCTGcccttttctgtttttatttatggGAATCACTCACCTCTTACATTGAAGAGAACAATTCCTTTTACACTGAAGTATTACGGACCTACAGTACTACTACAGTCTGGTAAATTTTGGTTGGcagactcccctctcccccactttggCCTTGTCATTAGTTTCCTAGTTACCAGACTGATCTGGGTTGAATGCTTCGATATGTTAAAACCAAAAGTTTGAAGCAGAGGAGTTTCTAGTTTTTGCAACAAGTCTATCATGCATGAAAAGGATTGTTACTACTTTCTAGGACAGACAATACTACTCTTATATAGAAGATATATAAGAGACAGGATGGATTACAAAATAAAGTCAGGAGTTATGAGGTAGAAACATAATTAGCATGGAATCTGAAGTGACAGTGGATTCAGTGCTCATAGAATGAGTCTCCTCCTAGTCCCTAATGACTAGCTGTGTACATGATGAAAATTTGGCAAATCTGGCAGTCTAGCTTTAAGTTACTCTAACAGCAGTAGGCAGTTTTGGCCAGGATCAAGTCACAGTGacaatgctgtaagaagcttgtaTAGTGCTTAACTGCAGCCTGTGTAACTATAGCAAGTGCTCTTTACACTTTTCACTTTAGAGAGCCCTAAGTTCACTCCAACCTCCAAAAAGCATATAGtacaacagtggctctc
This genomic interval from Malaclemys terrapin pileata isolate rMalTer1 chromosome 9, rMalTer1.hap1, whole genome shotgun sequence contains the following:
- the ILKAP gene encoding integrin-linked kinase-associated serine/threonine phosphatase 2C isoform X2, whose translation is MDLFGDFPEPDPSAAGTEALKGGSLLFDDLPPSSSSGKEAQTGPLLFDDLPPVSSADSGTGGPLLFDDLPPASSGDSASRITEQVSAIGNHGKGEKRKVSEEEKNGREELVEKKVCKASGGIFGLKGYMAERKGEREEMQDAHVLLNDITEECRPLPPQITRVSYFAVFDGHGGVRASKFAAQNLHQNLIRKFPKGEVVSVEKTVKRCLLDSFKHTDEEFLKQASSQKPAWKDGSTATCVLAVDNILYIANLGDSRAILCRYNKESQKHTALSLSKEHNPTQYEERMRIQKAGGNVRDGRVLGVLEVSRSIGDGQYKRSGVISVPDIKRCQLTHNDRTRISKQEKEN